From the genome of Bacteroidota bacterium:
AAAGAAAAGTCTGTCGAAGAATTGAAAAAAGCATTCTTGAATAAAGAACTGGATATCGGTACTAAGATCAGTATTCTCAGTTCTTATTATTCTTTGATAGAAATTCATCCTGAACTAAAACCACAGGCACTTGAAATGTGTCAGCTACTTGTGCAGGCAAATGCTAATGAGCCGCTTGCACATACTGTGTATGGTGACTTCCTTATGAGAGATAAAAAGTGGGAAGAAGCTAAAGTTGAGTATTCAAAAGCAAAAGAATTAGGTGCGAAAGATTTTCTGGTTTATAATCAGTTGATGTTTATTTATGTTCAACTTGCCGACTGGAAATCTCTTTTATCTGAAAGCGCGGAGGCAATGAGTCTCTTTCCTGAACAACCAATCACTTATTACTTTAATGGTTTTGCAAATATTCAGAATAAAAAATACAACGATGCCATTTCAACTTTAAACACCGGAGTGAAATTAGTTGTGGACGACAAAAGACTTGAAACAAATTTTCTTTCCAGTCTGGGTGAAGCATATAATGAGATCCGCGATTTTGTAAAGAGCGATGAGAGTTTTGAAAAAGCTCTCGTGCTGGATCCTAAAGATGCAAATGTGATGAACAACTATGCATACTTCCTTTCAGAACGAAATGAAAAACTTGATCGTGCTGAGCAACTTTCGAAAACTTCGAATGAACTTGAACCAAATCAATCTTCTTATGAAGATACATACGGATGGATCATGTACAAACAAGGAAAATATTCTGATGCGAAGATCTGGATAGAAAAATCCCTTGCTAACGGCAGCGATAAGAGCGCAACTGTCCTTGAACATTATGGTGATGTTGTGTTTCATCTTGGTGATAATGTAAAAGCTCTCGAATACTGGCAAAAAGCCAAAGCCGCAGGTGATGGCGCATCTGATTTTTTAGAAAGAAAGATTCTTGAAAAACGGATTTTTGAATAATCTGATGGTACGATTTAAATTGAAAAAATTTCGGATCCTGGTTATTAGATCCGGAAATGTTTCCCGCAGACTTGCGCAGAATACGCAGAATATCCGCAGAAATATTTTTCACTTTTCACTTTTCACTTTTCACCTTCTGTTTCTTTTTGTTTCCTGTAAGTCGTCTAAGAAAATCGTCGAGTCTCCTTCCGCTTTAACAAAAATCAAAGGCGAAGAAGTCATCCAGGTTTTTGATAGTGTGCTTGTTCATCAGTTTCAGTTTAATAACCTGACGGCGAAAGCAAGTGTCGATTATACTGATCGTACCGGCGATACTAAAAGTTTCGACATCAATCTGAGAATGAAAAAAGATAGCGCTGTTTGGATCTCCATTACACCGCTGCTTGGGATTGAAGCTGCGCGATTGATGGTAACAACAGACAGTGTATTCATGCTTGATCGTGTACATAAAACTGTACTTAAACGGGATATCAATTATTTTGGCGAAATGCTCCGGACGAATGTTAATTTCGATATGTTGCAATCTGTGATCGTTGGAAATTATTTTCAGTATCTGGAGAAAGAAAAACTAAAATCAATTTACGAGGAAGAGCCTTATATTATTTTGAGTTCACTCAACAAGCGTCAGGTAAGAAGAGCTTCTGAAGAAAAGGATCCAACTAAACCTGTCATTCAGGATTTCTGGATCGATGGCAATTACAGAATAGCAAAATCAAAGATCACTGACGATAAACTTGATCGATTTGTTGAAGCAACTTATAAAGAATTTACCGATGTAAGCGGTTCATTGTTCCCAAGCAATCTTGTGCTTACAATTTCCGGAACAACACCAACGATCATGAAGATCAATTACTCAAAAGTGTCGCAGGTGGATTCATTGTCGTTGCCGTTTTCTGTGCCGGAGAAATATGACTTGAAATAAAACTTTAAATTAGATAACAGAACTGATTTTTCTATAATTTACAGGCATCAAGCTATTTTTTTTTATTTTTACATTTACTAATCACGCTTAATACTTGTTCAACAAAACAAACATTGTCAAATCAATTGTCTACCGGTGTTACTCTTCATCGATCACAATATGCGTTGCATTTTATCTTACAGGAAGTTTTAAGAAGGCACTTTCAATCGGTATACTTGATTCAATGTTCAAGATCTTGTCTTATTACTTCTTTGATTCAGTGTGGCACAAAGTAGTTGGTTTCAAAGCAAAACCTGCTGTGATCTGGTTAACAGGATTAAGCGGCTCCGGAAAAACTACCATTGCAAAAAACCTGATGGAAAAGTTTAAAGCAAAAGGTGTAGTTCCTGTTTTGCTCGATGGCGATGAAATTAGACACGCTATCCGTCAAACCGGATATGACAGAGATTCAAGAAGAAAGCATAATCTGAATGTCGGCTTTATCGCTTCTTTGTTTGAGAAACAGGGAAACATAGTAATTGTTGCACTCATATCTCCATACGATGATGTTCGGAATGAAATCAGAAATATGTGCGCAAAGTTTATTGAAGTATATGTTTCCACTGACTTGCAGGTATGTATCGACCGTGATGCAAAAGGACTCTACAAAAGAGCCATTGCCGGTGAACTGGAAAACTTTACCGGAATTTCCGACTCTTATTTCCCACCTTCACAACCTGAAGTAGTTGTTGAAACTGCAACAATGTCCATTAAAGAATGTACTGTGAAGATTCTGGATTTTTATCGGAAGCAGAAGTAGGGTGTTTTTATTTCCCGCAGATTTCCGCAGATGAAGGCGCAGATATTTTGTATAATTGGTATCACTATTCGAAATTTATAAATATTTTTTTCGTAAAAATTTCTCCGCCATTTTTAATTCGGATAATATAAATTCCTGTTTTTATTTCCGGAATAATTTTATTGTAATAGAATCCATTAAATTTCTCATTGAATAGAACCTGGCCATACAGATTAAATAGTTGAACTTGTTTTATAGTCAATGATTCATCATTAATTTTGACCTGAAGAAGGTTATTTTTAATTGAAATGGAATAAGATTGTTCTGAAATAGGTTTATTTACATTTACTAAGTTGCAGAAGTCGTCTAAAAAGAAATATGATGAATCGATTGTGTAGGTCATCGTATCAGGCGGGTAATTTGCATTGACATTGTCTGTGATAAAGTTTATATCATATACATTTGGTAAAAGTGAAGAAGTTGAAATATTAATCGGGAATTGTTGCATACAATTAATTTGACCAATCGAATCACTTTTGATCAAATAATTCGAATTACTTTTGGTATATGATAAAAGGAAACCTCCGTCTGAAGTATTCAGAATCGCATTTGGCCAGGAATCAGTTCCTCCTTCAAAAGAATTTGACCAGATAATATCCAAATTGAGGTCGAGCTTAAATAAGCAAAGAGAACTAGGGTTAGAACTGGTTTTCCCAAAAATAACAATCTGACTGTCTGTGCTCATTGCTTGCATAGATATTCTCAGATCGTTGCTTGTAGTATTTGGAATATAATTAAACTGATAGGAACGCTGTCTTAAAATATTAAATCCTGTGTCCATTATACAAAAATAATTGCTACTGCTATTTGGAAAGTCATACCCGCAATTTGAAAAAAAATAATTTCCATTTGGTAGCTCAATTAAATTTGTTCCTGTGAGAACGCCTGTAGAAAACTGAAATGTTTTAAATTTATTCCATCTTTCATCTATCTGATCAAATTCATAAATGGCCATAAATCCATCTGCGCCATCCGGTTCTACGCCTAACCGATATAAATTATTTGTTGTTTTCAAAAAGTTCACACTGAATCTTGAATAGGTTGTAAACCCTCGTTCCTTACAAAAGATTTTTGTACCGGATGAATCATACTTAAGAAAGTCAATATCTATAGAACCATTTCCTACAATGTGTAATCCACTTATCAGCAACTCATCGGCACTGTGTTCAATAAAATTCTGCGCAAAAATTCCTCTGTCAAAAGAAGTAAAATGAAGAATATTTCCTGCACTGTCTAATTTAAAATAGCTACCCCCAACCGGAAACCCATGCTGGACAACACTGAGAGAATCGCCCCATACATATAAATTTGTGCTTTCTCCCTGATATAAATTTGAGTTAATATACTTTGGCGTTGTATTTAATTTCTTTGACCAGATCACATTCAAGTCTTCAGTTAGCCGGATGAGATTTGTTGAATCGTTTGTACTTAAAGCATAATATCCACCTCCATTTGCTTTAATAATATTGAAATGGGAAGTTGGGGATTGAGTATATTTTGAATTTGTCTGGCCTGAACAATACAAAGCCTGAATGGTCAAAAGAAAAACAGAAACAATTGATAGATTGGATTTCATCGATTTGTATTTCGAAAGTCTTCCAAGGAATGAAATTCTTTCATTTAAAGCTAGTATTAATTGGCGAATACGTTCTTTGAAAGGATTTAAGTTTTGTTTTAACACCCTAACCCTTTGTCCTTATCATACCCCGTCCCATTTTGACTTTTAACTTTTGGACTTCAAAAAATCCCCAACTTTTCTCAATTTTGTGCGTTAAAAACGACCTGACATTCTATAGAAATCAATGCATTCCGTTTCTGCGTTTTCCTTTAATTTTAACAAAAGCAAGCAAAAATTGCTTCTAATCCGCTTTTTCTCAGTGGTTTGGATGGTTATGCTTTTTTCAGGGGTTTCTTACGGTCAATCGAAGAAGGAACTGGAAAAGAAGAAGAATGCGATTCAAAAAGATATTGAATATACTAACCAGCTTTTAAAACAAACGAAGAAAAATAAATCTGCTTCATTGAATCAGTTAGTGACTCTGAACAAAAAGATCACCTACCGGTCTGAACTTATTTCTACCATCAACACGGAAATCAATTCCGTGGAAACGGAGATCGGTGCTGTAAGTACAAATATTGATTCCTTGAATTCGAGAATGGTCAATCTGAAAAAGCAATATGGACAGATGCTTTATTTCGCGTATAGGAATCAAAGTACCTTTTCTAAATTGATGTTTGTTTTTTCTGCAGAAAGTTTTAACCAGGGATTTAAACGCATGCAATACTTGCGACAGTTAAGCAAGTATCGTGAACGTCAGCACGACAAGATCGTGGAGACGCAGGATTCACTTAATGGGAAGAAAACAAAACTGCAGACAGTAAAGCAAGATAAAAAGCAATTACTTACTTCTCAGGAACGTGAGAAAAAACAACTTGATAAAGAGAAGAAAGAGCAAGTGCACATGCTCAATAATCTGACTTCGCGCGAGAAAAGATTGCGTGCGGAATTAAAAGAGAAAGCACGTCAGGAACAAAAACTCGCAGATAAGATCGAAGACATCATCAGGAAAGAAATTGAGATGGCAAAGGCTGCAACGAAACGTCAGTCGAATTCAGGTGCAAGCGCAAGCAAACGAAAAACAGAAGTTCCTAATCCGGGTGCCGCTGTTTTGTCTAACACTCCGGAAACAATCAAACTCAGTAACGATTTCGAAAGCAATCGCGGTCGTTTACCTTGGCCGGTTGAACAGGGAATTATCAGTTCATCCTTCGGACGACATTCTCATCCTGTCTGGAAAGATGTTGTGGTGAATAATAATGGTGTAAACATCAACTCCGGTAAAGGCGCAAAAGCAAGATCGATCTTCGAAGGAAAAGTTATCCGTGTTCTACTCGTAGTCGATAAGTATGCTGTGTTAATTCAGCATGGTGAATACTTTACATTGTACTCCAATCTTGAACAAGTTTATGTAAAAGCCGGCGACAAAGTCATAACCCGTCAGCCTTTAGGAGTCGTTCAAACCGATGAGGAAGACGACAAAACGGAGCTTCACCTGGAGGTTTGGCGCGGAAGTAATAAAATGGATCCTGAAAACTGGATTGCCTCAAAAAGATAGTTTCAACAAGAAAAACGGATATTTAACAATCAATAGTATAATTTAAATCATCATTTAAGGTAAATGAAAGGATAAATCTCACGATTCTGACAGGATTTTTCTTTACATTTGCAACGGTTTAAAGAACCATAAATCAAATCAAAATGATCTCATCGATTTTACTTGGATTTCTAGGCGGTCTTGGCGGCGGAGAAATTTTTCTTTTAGTAGTTGTTATCCTCATCTTTTTTGGAGGCAAAAGAATTCCTGAACTTGCCCGTGGACTTGGAAAAGGAATCAGAGAATTTAAAGATGCTAAAGATGGGTCCCCTACAAAGGACGACGAGTTAAAAAAATAATTTCTGAATGCGGATTTCGAATTTCTGATTGAAGCTCAATCCGCAATTCGAAATCCGCAATCCGAAATCTTTTACTTTGAGCTTCTGATTCTTTCGATCATGTCCACCGGAATCTCTTCCCGAAATGGTTCCAGTGCTTTATGGTCCCGACTTTCTAATTCCGAAATCAGTTTTTTCCCTTTTTGTACACTGATGAAATAAATGATCTGATCCCGATCGTACTTTTCTGTAGTTGACATTTCGTTTTCTACAAATAAACATCCGACTTTTCGCTTATTATTTTTCAGGTATAAGGTTGCAATCTTATTCAAATGGGGTGTGATATCATCTAATCCCATGTGGCTGGAGGATGTTTGTGAAATTGTTGTAAATGGCGCTTGCATAAGTTTCTTCGATCAGTTCTTCTTCCTGACGGTTGTTTTTAGTACTGTTTATAATTGCTGTAATGTCTATTCTGGTTACATTCTGATTAACCGTGCTGATCTCAAATACTAACTGACGGGCTTTCCGTAACCAGTTTCCTTCCTGATAAGCAATGACAACTGATGAATTCAGAGTCTGTACTATGAAACCTTTTCGTAGTAACATCTCTTTTAATTTTTCTAAAACTTCGGGCAAAGCAAGCCCAAGTAGCGCAGTTTCCATAGTGCTAGATTGAATTGTGATCCTGCCCGTACAGACGTACGTACAGTATTCGGTAAATGGTTTTTTTGAGAATGTGTTGCTACAGCAGACGCAACACATGTAGTAGAAAGACAATTCGAAAATACCGTATTGACGGGCCTTTGTCCATTATTTTAAGTCAATCGGCATGTAGTGGCAGTCAATCGAGGGTTTGGGGGAGTGAATGGCGGGTTGAAAGCGGTGGAAATGGGGTCGAATTGGGTTAGAAGGCCAAGATCAAGGGATGCGCAGTCTTGGAGATTAGATTCAATCTTGATATCAGTCGTGACTACTGGATTTGCGGGAGAAAAAACACACAGAATTCTTTCCCGCAGAGTTCGCAGAGTACGCAGAAAATCCGCAGAAATTCCTGCGGAATTGTATTTATTTGTTGGAAAATTTTCCTTTTATGAAATTCAACATTGATTTATGATCTCGCAGAGATCTCTGCGGATTTTCTGCGAACTCTGCGCAATTCTGCGGGAAATAAATTACCTATCACAAATGCACACTTTCACCTACAAGAAATACCTAAATTTGATAACTCAATCCAACCCCTGTGTTCAAACGAATCCTTCTTTTTTTCTTTATCCTGACATTCAACCAATCGTTCGCTCAGCAAACTGTTGCATCGAAGAATACTTCAGATACTTCCTGCAACCGCTCATCATCAGCATGGAAAAATATATACAGCAAAGTAGCGACTTATCTGCCGCATGAAAACAGTCCGCTTAAAACCGTAGGAATAAATCTGATCATCATGCAGAATGATACCGGTGGAAATGGATACACCGATTCAGAGGAACACCTGAAAGAACTCAGAACACTTTTCGGGTATGTAAAAAATTTATACGCAAAAAACTCAAAGCCATCCGATCCTATTCAAGGTGTAACAGATTTGAAAAGTAAATTCATCGATCTTGAATTGAAAGGAATTTATTTTTACAAAAACAG
Proteins encoded in this window:
- a CDS encoding peptidoglycan DD-metalloendopeptidase family protein encodes the protein MLLIRFFSVVWMVMLFSGVSYGQSKKELEKKKNAIQKDIEYTNQLLKQTKKNKSASLNQLVTLNKKITYRSELISTINTEINSVETEIGAVSTNIDSLNSRMVNLKKQYGQMLYFAYRNQSTFSKLMFVFSAESFNQGFKRMQYLRQLSKYRERQHDKIVETQDSLNGKKTKLQTVKQDKKQLLTSQEREKKQLDKEKKEQVHMLNNLTSREKRLRAELKEKARQEQKLADKIEDIIRKEIEMAKAATKRQSNSGASASKRKTEVPNPGAAVLSNTPETIKLSNDFESNRGRLPWPVEQGIISSSFGRHSHPVWKDVVVNNNGVNINSGKGAKARSIFEGKVIRVLLVVDKYAVLIQHGEYFTLYSNLEQVYVKAGDKVITRQPLGVVQTDEEDDKTELHLEVWRGSNKMDPENWIASKR
- a CDS encoding T9SS type A sorting domain-containing protein; this translates as MKSNLSIVSVFLLTIQALYCSGQTNSKYTQSPTSHFNIIKANGGGYYALSTNDSTNLIRLTEDLNVIWSKKLNTTPKYINSNLYQGESTNLYVWGDSLSVVQHGFPVGGSYFKLDSAGNILHFTSFDRGIFAQNFIEHSADELLISGLHIVGNGSIDIDFLKYDSSGTKIFCKERGFTTYSRFSVNFLKTTNNLYRLGVEPDGADGFMAIYEFDQIDERWNKFKTFQFSTGVLTGTNLIELPNGNYFFSNCGYDFPNSSSNYFCIMDTGFNILRQRSYQFNYIPNTTSNDLRISMQAMSTDSQIVIFGKTSSNPSSLCLFKLDLNLDIIWSNSFEGGTDSWPNAILNTSDGGFLLSYTKSNSNYLIKSDSIGQINCMQQFPINISTSSLLPNVYDINFITDNVNANYPPDTMTYTIDSSYFFLDDFCNLVNVNKPISEQSYSISIKNNLLQVKINDESLTIKQVQLFNLYGQVLFNEKFNGFYYNKIIPEIKTGIYIIRIKNGGEIFTKKIFINFE
- a CDS encoding twin-arginine translocase TatA/TatE family subunit translates to MISSILLGFLGGLGGGEIFLLVVVILIFFGGKRIPELARGLGKGIREFKDAKDGSPTKDDELKK
- a CDS encoding DUF4292 domain-containing protein; protein product: MKNGFLNNLMVRFKLKKFRILVIRSGNVSRRLAQNTQNIRRNIFHFSLFTFHLLFLFVSCKSSKKIVESPSALTKIKGEEVIQVFDSVLVHQFQFNNLTAKASVDYTDRTGDTKSFDINLRMKKDSAVWISITPLLGIEAARLMVTTDSVFMLDRVHKTVLKRDINYFGEMLRTNVNFDMLQSVIVGNYFQYLEKEKLKSIYEEEPYIILSSLNKRQVRRASEEKDPTKPVIQDFWIDGNYRIAKSKITDDKLDRFVEATYKEFTDVSGSLFPSNLVLTISGTTPTIMKINYSKVSQVDSLSLPFSVPEKYDLK
- a CDS encoding tetratricopeptide repeat protein: MNRFLIFSLSVVLLAGCKGGQTATTTPAKTSQPKTEMSDAQRAEVTYAFFNANKEKILGNLENAAGLFSEVIRKDPNNAAAMYELANIYSEQKKFADAIYFAKGAYQLDKTNSWYILTYTELLQKNKKFTEAATILEKAVADAPTKPDFYYEWASALLYAEKPADAIKVYDKLESQVGITREVTMQKSRIYQRMNKNEKAIEELDKLIALDPKDSQAYGMKAEIYQAMGKKDLALDTYNKILAIDPDNPYVHLSLADFYRNGGEKEKSVEELKKAFLNKELDIGTKISILSSYYSLIEIHPELKPQALEMCQLLVQANANEPLAHTVYGDFLMRDKKWEEAKVEYSKAKELGAKDFLVYNQLMFIYVQLADWKSLLSESAEAMSLFPEQPITYYFNGFANIQNKKYNDAISTLNTGVKLVVDDKRLETNFLSSLGEAYNEIRDFVKSDESFEKALVLDPKDANVMNNYAYFLSERNEKLDRAEQLSKTSNELEPNQSSYEDTYGWIMYKQGKYSDAKIWIEKSLANGSDKSATVLEHYGDVVFHLGDNVKALEYWQKAKAAGDGASDFLERKILEKRIFE
- the cysC gene encoding adenylyl-sulfate kinase codes for the protein MFNKTNIVKSIVYRCYSSSITICVAFYLTGSFKKALSIGILDSMFKILSYYFFDSVWHKVVGFKAKPAVIWLTGLSGSGKTTIAKNLMEKFKAKGVVPVLLDGDEIRHAIRQTGYDRDSRRKHNLNVGFIASLFEKQGNIVIVALISPYDDVRNEIRNMCAKFIEVYVSTDLQVCIDRDAKGLYKRAIAGELENFTGISDSYFPPSQPEVVVETATMSIKECTVKILDFYRKQK